Proteins from one Anomalospiza imberbis isolate Cuckoo-Finch-1a 21T00152 unplaced genomic scaffold, ASM3175350v1 scaffold_76, whole genome shotgun sequence genomic window:
- the LOC137467705 gene encoding serine/threonine-protein kinase PAK 1-like, whose translation MENPMMKYTELEYIGRGTFGDVCRAFDNATVGQVAIKKINLQGLRKKELKVNELRVMKTNKNPHLVNYLDSYLVDKQFWLVVEYMDGGTLSDVISKTYLCEDEMATISRECLQGLDFLHSNHVIHRDVRSSNILLRTDGSVKLADFGLFAQHTPEQSRRSSVAGTSGWMAPEVVTGQAYGPKVDIWSFGIVGIEMVEQEVPYWSETPVLPQLLIATRGTPKLLQQPNRFSPCLRDFLSCCLQTDQAQRWSAKELLQVKCKGAAGETVSEGGAPPPMRSEASDEPPSSSPPLMVLFK comes from the exons ATGGAAAATCCCATGATGAAATACACTGAACTGGAATATATTGGCAGAGG GACTTTTGGAGATGTTTGCAGAGCATTTGACAATGCCACAGTAGGACAG gtggccataaagaaaataaatctccaAGGACTGAGGAAGAAGGAACTAAAAGTCAATGAACTTAGGGTCATGAAGACAAATAAGAATCCCCACCTGGTCAACTATTTAGACAG CTACCTTGTGGATAAGCAATTCTGGCTGGTCGTGGAGTACATGGACGGAGGCACTCTGAGCGATGTCATCAGCAAGACCTACCTGTGTGAAGACGAGATGGCAACCATCAGTCGGGAG tgcctgcagggACTGGATTTTCTTCACTCAAACCACGTGATCCACCGAGACGTGAGGAGCAGCAACATCCTTCTCAGAACcgacggctctgtcaagctgg ctgactttggcctcttTGCTCAGCACACCCCTGAGCAGAGTAGACGGAGCTCAGTGGCCGGCACTTCTGGGTGGATGGCGCCTGAAGTGGTGACAGGTCAAGCATAtggccccaaggtggacataTGGTCTTTTGGAATCGTGGGCATCGAAATGGTGGAACAAGAAGTTCCTTACTGGAGTGAAACTCCTGTTTTG CCTCAACTCCTGATAGCCACAAGAGGGacaccaaagctgctgcagcagcccaaCCGATTCTCGCCTTGCCTGCGCgacttcctgagctgctgcctgcagacagACCAGGCACAGCGCTGGTCTGCCAAGGAGCTCCTGCAGGTAAAATGTAAAGGGGCTGCAGGTGAAACAGTGTCCGAGGGAGGGGCTCCTCCTCCAATGAGGTCCGAGGCATCAGATGAGCCCCCTTCCTCCTCACCTCCACTCATGGTGCTGTTCAAATGA